One genomic segment of Manis javanica isolate MJ-LG chromosome 7, MJ_LKY, whole genome shotgun sequence includes these proteins:
- the LOC108389651 gene encoding uncharacterized protein gives MGQSITTPLTLTLQNWRDVQNTANNLSVDIRRKRWATLCSSEWPTFSVGWPRDGTFDQKIILQVKAKVMNPGPSGHPDQVAYVITWEALVSDPLPWVRPFILPKPPLPPSAPPLSPPLLPTPARPPSRSSLFPAQTDPRKPKLSSQVLPPEENLLVDLLSEEPPPYPEPNPPPPVADSTDERPAEAAPAAPSPMAGRLRGRRSPMAARLGGRGDQPLTADSTVSQTLPLRVGGTGQLQYWPFSSSDLYNWKNNNPSFSDDPIRLTALIESVLVTHQPTWDDCQQLLQALLTSDERQRVLLEARKAVRGPDGRLTQLPNEVDSAFPLDRPTWDYTTQEGRNHLTLYRQLLIAGLQGAGRRPTNLAKVKQVLQESGEAPSAFLERLKEAYRRYTPYDPEDPGQETSVSMSFIWQSAPDIRRKLERLEDLRESKLADLLKEAEKIFNKRETPEEREDRFRREAEERDNRLRKEAEERERERDKRRHREMSKLLTTVVSGQAQDRQGGDPRRPGPRVEKDQCAYCKEKGHWVKDCPKRPKGPRKPKPQTPLLTLDD, from the coding sequence ATGGGTCAATCCATAACCACCCCCCTGACTTTAACCTTACAGAATTGGCGAGATGTCCAAAATACCGCAAACAACCTGTCAGTGGACATTCGAAGAAAAAGATGGGCTACTCTCTGTTCATCCGAATGGCCTACGTTTAGCGTAGGCTGGCCCAGAGACGGTACATTTGACCAAAAAATTATCTTACAGGTGAAAGCCAAAGTGATGAACCCCGGCCCTTCCGGGCACCCGGATCAGGTCGCGTACGTCATCACTTGGGAAGCACTAGTCTCAGACCCTCTGCCTTGGGTCAGACCCTTCATCCTACCTAAACCCCCTCTTCCCCCGTCCGCTCCGCCACTTTCCCCCcccctcctcccaaccccagcGAGGCCTCCGTCCCGCTCCTCCTTATTCCCAGCCCAAACCGATCCTCGAAAACCGAAACTTTCTTCACAGGTCCTGCCCCCGGAAGAAAACCTATTAGTAGACCTCCTCAGTGAAGAACCCCCCCCATACCCCGAGCCAAATCCCCCGCCCCCGGTGGCTGACTCAACCGATGAGAGACCAGCCGAGGCAGCGCCAGCAGCACCATCCCCCATGGCGGGCCGATTGCGGGGGCGGCGGTCCCCCATGGCAGCCCGTCTAGGGGGCCGAGGAGACCAGCCGCTGACGGCAGACTCTACGGTCTCACAGACCCTCCCGCTCCGAGTAGGAGGAACCGGTCAGCTCCAATATTGGCCGTTCTCGTCCTCCGACCTCTataattggaaaaataataaCCCTTCCTTTTCCGACGACCCAATCAGACTCACTGCCCTGATTGAGTCCGTCCTAGTTACCCATCAGCCGAcctgggacgactgccagcagtTACTCCAGGCCTTGTTGACCTCGGACGAGAGGCAAAGAGTCCTCCTAGAGGCTCGGAAAGCAGTCCGAGGGCCAGATGGGCGTCTCACCCAATTACCAAACGAGGTCGACTCAGCCTTTCCCCTTGACCGACCCACCTGGGATTACACCACGCAAGAAGGTAGGAATCACCTAACTCTCTATCGCCAGTTGCTTATAGCGGGTCTCCAAGGGGCTGGCCGACGCCCCACTAATCTAGCTAAAGTAAAGCAAGTCTTGCAAGAATCAGGAGAAGCTCCCTCTGCCTTCCTAGAGCGGCTCAAAGAAGCTTATCGCAGGTATACCCCCTATGACCCTGAAGATCCAGGGCAAGAAACTAGTGTGTCCATGTCTTTTATCTGGCAATCTGCTCCTGATATTAGACGCAAGCTCGAGCGCTTAGAAGACTTAAGGGAAAGTAAGCTTGCAGACTTACtgaaagaggcagagaaaatctttaataaaagagaaaccccagaagagagagaagatcGGTTTAGGAGAGAGGCAGAAGAAAGAGATAATCGGCTAAGAAAAGAAGccgaagagagagagagagaaagagacaagaGAAGGCATAGAGAAATGAGCAAACTCCTGACCACCGTAGTGTCAGGACAGGCACAGGACAGACAGGGGGGAGACCCAAGGAGGCCCGGACCCCGAGTAGAGAAAGACCAATGCGCGTACTGTAAAGAAAAAGGACATTGGGTTAAAGATTGTCCCAAAAGACCCAAGGGGCCCCGGAAGCCGAAGCCCCAGACCCCCCTCCTGACATTAGACGACTAG